The following nucleotide sequence is from Mucilaginibacter sp. cycad4.
CTCCCATGGGCCGTTAATATTCCGGCTCATGGCATAGGCTATCTTTTCGGGAAACTCATAGGCATATGATAGATAATACCAGCCGTTGCGCTCATGGATCCAGGGTGCTTCGGTATAATGCGGCAGGGTAATGGTTTTGATCTCGCCGTCGAGCTCGGTCATGTCGCTTTTTAATTTAGCATAGTAGCAAATGCCATTGCCCCAAAACAAGTAGGCTTGCCCATCTTTATCAATAATAACCGTTGGGTCAATATCATCCCATGAATGCTTTACAGCTTTAGTCATATCATTGGTGACCAAAGCACTACCGCGGGCATCTTTAAACGGGCCCGTCGGACTGTCAGATACCGCCACACCTATTGCCTTGCCGGGAATAGTGCCATGTTCAACAGCTACATACCAGTAAAATTTACCATTCCGTTCAATTACCTGCGATGCCCATGCATCGTCCTTGGCCCAGGCAAAATCTTTGATGCTCATTGGTACAGGATGCTCCTGCCAGGTTACCATATCCGATGATGAAAAACAGGTCCAGTTGTGCATGGTATAACCATTGTGTCCCGGTGCCGCCTCATCATGCCCGGTATACAGATAAACCTTACCCTTATAAACCATAGCCGCCGGATCGGCAGTGTACTTATGCTTAATAATGGGGTTGCCATCTGCATGTATGACGGTATCACGGGTTGCGGCATTGGCTGAAGTTAAGCCGCCGAGAGTTATGGCTAACGCGATTAAATGTTTTGATATTTTCATATTGTCCTATCGCATGTTCAAGCGTCCGCGCTTAAATAATATAAAATGTGAGCGTCCACGCTCACGTTATGGGTTGTTTTAGGTGCGTAAGCGTAGGCGCTCACTAAAAAAGTTGGTTCAAGCACGGACGCTTAAACCCGGGGAATGCACGGCAACAAACAAGGTCATGTTGAACTTGTTTCAACACCTCACTTGCTGAGCAACCATGCTAAGCAACCGTCCGCTTATCCCGTGGGGTGCCGAAACAAGTTCGGCATGACGTTTAGATTTGTTATTCTCCCCTCCTACCAGTGTTCCCCGAAAGACAGCGTTAATCGGTTACTTCTCCACCACCGGCCATCCATCAACCCAATCCAGCTTCTCTACCCTCAACTTTGAAATCCCCCTGTCCGAAGCGTCATAGCCGTGGAAGATAATATAATCCACCCCATCAAAAGTGCTTACCCCATTATGGCCAACACCGTACCAATCCTTATCACCGGCCAGCAGGATACTGCCGCCGCCTTTGTTCATGGCTATACCATCTTTATCCAGATACGGCCCTTTCAATTTCTTTGAGCGACCGATGATCATTTTGTAAGTACTCTTAGGCCCTTTGCAGCAATAATCTATCGAAGCAAACAGGTAAAAATATTTGTCGTGTTTAAAAATAAACGGGGCTTCAATGGCATTGCCACCGGCATCAACCGGGTTACCATCAACAGCGGGAAGGTTTTCTGATGCTGCTTTTCTGCGTGTGGCAATAGTTGGGATGTTATTCAAGTTCTCCGCAACGCTTAACCTGTCTTTATTCAGCTTCACCAGTTTAAGGCCATCCCAAAACGAGCCAAAAACAAGGTACGGTGTGCCGTCGTTATCGGTTATTAAATTGGGGTCAATAGCATTCCAGTTGGTTTTACCGGGAACAGATTGGATCACTTTACCATGATCAACCCATTTATAAGCCGGATCATTGGTATGCAGCGTAGTATTGGTTGCTACCCCTATAGCCGAGGTATTTTTACCAAAAGCCGATACCGAATAAAACAGGTAATATTGATCTTTATAAAAAGAAATATCCGGCGCCCAGATATGCCCTTTAAAACCGGGGATGGCATCAACAGCCCATTGCGGCGCTGAAGCAAAAACAGGTTTCTCGGCTTTCCAATGTACCCTGTCTGCCGACGACCACATGGCAATCCCGTTACCCGTGCAGAAGATATAATAAGTACTATCCTGCCGGGTCATTACCGGATCGTGTACCGATATGTCAGTCCTTAGTTCCTGGGCATTACTTATAACGCCCGGGAACAATAAGGAAATGAATAAAAGGATTTTTTTTATCACGAGTGATGTTATTTGTTTTTCAGCCTGACTACTGTAAACGAATAAGGTTCAACTGCCAGCTTCAATGTATTGCCCGAAATATCAACGGTACTTTGAGCCGGACT
It contains:
- a CDS encoding glycoside hydrolase family 43 protein — protein: MKISKHLIALAITLGGLTSANAATRDTVIHADGNPIIKHKYTADPAAMVYKGKVYLYTGHDEAAPGHNGYTMHNWTCFSSSDMVTWQEHPVPMSIKDFAWAKDDAWASQVIERNGKFYWYVAVEHGTIPGKAIGVAVSDSPTGPFKDARGSALVTNDMTKAVKHSWDDIDPTVIIDKDGQAYLFWGNGICYYAKLKSDMTELDGEIKTITLPHYTEAPWIHERNGWYYLSYAYEFPEKIAYAMSRNINGPWEYKGIINEIAGNSNTNHQAIIEFKGKWYFIYHNGALVPDAGSFHRSVCIDYLYYNKDGSIKRVIMTSEGVKPAK
- a CDS encoding family 43 glycosylhydrolase; the encoded protein is MIKKILLFISLLFPGVISNAQELRTDISVHDPVMTRQDSTYYIFCTGNGIAMWSSADRVHWKAEKPVFASAPQWAVDAIPGFKGHIWAPDISFYKDQYYLFYSVSAFGKNTSAIGVATNTTLHTNDPAYKWVDHGKVIQSVPGKTNWNAIDPNLITDNDGTPYLVFGSFWDGLKLVKLNKDRLSVAENLNNIPTIATRRKAASENLPAVDGNPVDAGGNAIEAPFIFKHDKYFYLFASIDYCCKGPKSTYKMIIGRSKKLKGPYLDKDGIAMNKGGGSILLAGDKDWYGVGHNGVSTFDGVDYIIFHGYDASDRGISKLRVEKLDWVDGWPVVEK